The Pedobacter ginsengisoli region ACTAAAAAATAGTTTTGGGTATAATAAATTGCAATCGGATGAGGTATCTACAATGCCGAGTTCCTTTTATCCCCCACATTATAGACCTTTTGCCGTACGTTCTGCGAATTTCAACACCGCAAAAATGTTCTCCTGGATCATAGAACCGCAATTAAGGTATATAAAGTCCATTTGGAAGGGAAAACTAGATGTGCTTTTGGGGGCAAGTATACAGCAAGAAGATCGGGATCGGTTAAAATTAGAAGCTACCGGATTTTCTTCTGATGAAAGTATGTATAATCTAAAAGCTGCAGCTAATGTAAGAGTTAGTTCTGAAAATAATGGGGTTATATTGACTACCTACAAGTATGCTGCGATATTTGGATTGATCAATTACAATATTAATGATAAATACCTGCTCAATTATTCCATTCGAAGAGATGGCTCGAGTAGATTTGGAAAGGAAAATAAGTTTCATAATTTTTCATCCATCGCTGGGGCATGGATATTTTCTAACGAAGCTTCACTAAGTAACAATCTATCCTTTCTAAGTTTTGGGAAGATAAAAGCCAGTTATGGTACCACAGGGAGCGACCAGATTGGTGATTACAGCTATTTGAATTTATATCAAAATGTATCTACAGAAGGAGGCTATTATCAGGGAGCTATTGGGCTTGCACCATTTGACAGCTTCCCTAACCCATACCTTCAATGGGAGGAAACCAAAAAGCTATCTGCTACTCTAAATCTAGGTTTTTTAAACGACCGGATCTTAATGGATGCAACCTGGTACAGAAATCGCTGTTCCAATCAATTGGGTTTTCAGAATTTTGCAACTTCAGTAACTGGAGGTGCTGGTATAAAGGCTAACCGACCTGCAACCGTACAAAATATGGGTTGGGAACTGGGATTAAACACGATTAATGTTACAACTAAATATTTTAAATGGTCCACCTCTGTTAATTTAACTATTCCAAGAAACAAACTAATTAGAATTAGTAATATCGATGCTGATAATCAACGAGATTTGGTCGGTAAACCATTAGGCGTACAAAAGGTTTATCATTTTCTAGGTGTAGATCCTCAAACCGGCTTGTATCAGGTTCAAGACAGGAATGGAAATGCAACCTCCACACCGGACGCAAGCCTAGATCAAATGGTCTACATTGATCTTAATCCTTCTTATTATGGTGGCTTTCAAAGTAGTTTTAGTTACAAAGGGCTCTCGTTAGATCTGTTGTTCCAATTTACTAAACAGAAAGGATTAAATAATTTTTTTGGGCAATTTCCAGGAGGATTACCTTATGTAAATCAACCAACCTCAGTATTAGATCGTTGGCAGAAAATCGGAGATTTGGCGACCATACAAGCTTATCATGTGGATTTTACAAAAATCAATCAATATGTTATGGCCAAGCAATCAGATAAAAGTTATTCAGATGCCTCCTATGTGCGTTTAAAGAATGTTTCACTTTCTTGTCAGTTGCCGTCAATTTGGAAAAAAACTGCGCACATCCAGAATGCCAGAGTATTTATGCAGGGACAAAATCTGTTGACCTTTACGAGGTATGTGGGGGCAGATCCAGAAACGAGGAATTTAAGTGGAATACCTGCTTTAAAGGTGTTAACACTTGGTGTACAAATAGGGCTATAAACAAAAAAGAAATTAAGATGAAATCAAAAATTAAAACCATAGCAATCTTAAAATTGATTGTGCTTCTATTTTGTACCTCCTGCTCCAAATTTGTGGAAGTGGATCCGCCTATAACCAGTACCAATGGGGATAATGTATTTAACGAAGATGGTAGCGCAATGGCAGTGATGACGGGTTTATATACTAATATGAGTCAGATGGACGTAAGCAATCTTACCGGACGTCTCACCAATGTATTTTTTACTACAGGAATGACTGGTGACGAGTTGGAGCTTAGAGATAAAAGCAACAGTCGATATGGCTTATATTATTTCAACAATATATCTCCAATAGAATCAACCTGGGGGAATATCTATAATATGATTTTTATTGCTAATTCGGCAATTGAGAAATTACCTACAGGAACATTGCTTACGCCTTCGGTAAGGAATCAGGCATTGGGTGAAGCTAAATTTATGCGGGCACTTTGTTATTTCTATCTCGTGAATCTTTACGGGGATATTCCCTTAGCGCTAACAACCGATTATAAGGTAAATGATCTTTTGCCTCGTAGTTCATCAGATATTGTTTATAGACAAATCATTTCAGATCTCAAAGATGCTCAGGATTTATTAAATGAGAATTATATGGATAAAGATGGAGTGAGTCGTTCATTGGAACGTGTGAGGCCATGTAAATCCGCTGCGACAGCATTGCTGGCCAGAGTGTATCTGTATATAGGGAGCTATAACGATGCCCTCTTACAGTCTTCTAATGTAATTGGTAATTCAGAAACGTATGAATTGGTTAATCTGGATGAAGTCTTTCTTAAAAATAATAGAGAAGCCATCTGGCAACTACAGCCTGTTGGAGTAAATGCATTGAAAACAAAGAATACAAGGGAAGGACAGTTACTGAAAATTCTTCCAGAAAATAATGAGCCGCTTGTCTTTCTAAGCCCAACTCTGGTGGATAGTTTTGATGATAAAGACCAGCGAAAGATTAACTGGATAAATACAGTAACTACCTTGAATGGAAGTAAATATGCTTACGCTTATAAATATAAAATTGGCTTTGAAGATTCAGATACTAAAGAATATTCAACAGTTTTTCGGCTTGGGGAACAATATTTAATTCGGGCTGAAGCAAAGATTCAATTAGGGGATATTGATCAGGGTATCTCTGACTTGAATAAGATACGAAAACGGGCTACAGATTTAAGCGTTTCGGTTTCTGCTCAGTTGAGTCAATTGCCTTTTGGTTTGTCTAAGATCGAAGCTCTGCTAGCTGTTGAAGAGGAACGCAAAAATGAACTGTTTACAGAATGGGGGCACCGCTGGCTTGATTTAAAAAGAACTGGAAGAGCAGATGCGGTACTTGGTGTTAAACCAGGATGGCAAACAACAGATCAATTGTTTCCATTACCAGGTAATGACGTACGAAATAACCCGAATTTAAAAGGGCACCAAAACCCAGGGTATAACTGAAACATGTGTTAAAAAAAATAAAAAGATGATCTACAAAAGAAAATTTGATATCCTCTTGGTTACATTCTTGATGACATTCATACATCATGGAATTACGTTTGCACAGGTTCAAGGCAAGCCAGCGATTGATTTCAAAACATATAAAAAATGGCCTTCTATCAGTGGAACTCAGCTCAGTAATGACGGAAAATATATCATATTTCGTGTGGCTGATGACGAATCTAAAATCCAGGAATTTGTGATTAAACCTGTAAATAATAAATGGGAAAGGAAATACTTTGGATTACAGACGGCTGAGTTTACGGGGGATAATAAGTATGTATTGCTAAACAAATCGGATGGTAGCACTGTATATCTGGATTTAGTGCAAAACAAAGAAAGAACAAATAATATCAAAAAGAAGGAAATGGTATCGATAAAAACTGATATTGAAATCCAATTGGATGCTGAAGATATTATTGATCATGTAATATTGGCAGATAAACGTTCGTTCATAATAAATTGTAAAGATGCTACAAAAGGGATTAATGCCCTATATCGTTATAATTTAGACACCAGAAAACGTACTCTTTTATTTGAAAGTAAATCGGGAGAAAGAATCGAACTTGACCATTTTAATGTTGGTTCTGTTTTGTTCAAGGTGCTACTGCCTTTCGATAGTATAAATTCACAACTTTCTGGTGTTGATGTTTGGGGGTATAAAGATGCCTCGGCTCCTTTGCCCTTTGCTGAGCGGAAAAAGGAATTGAAGTGTTGGCAATATGTGATCAGTTCCGAAACAGGAAAGGTTGTTTCTTTAACTGGTCAAAATGAGCGGGTATTGTCAATAAGAGGAGATCACGCACTTGTGGAATATAGACTGTCAAATCCATCATTTGAATTTACCTGGAATGAAAAAAGCAGGGCAAGCTATTATCTGGTTTCAATAAAAGATGGTTCAAAGAAATTGATCCATCAGCAGAATTCAAAGGGATTGATTGAAGGAGTACTTTCACTTGATGGAAATTATGTAGTATTTAGTGATTACGGGCTACTTAAATATCTGGCCTATGATATAAAAGGAGGAACACTTGTAGACTTATGTCACAAAATAGAAATCTCAGTAACCACAATTGACATAAAATCTAAATATCCTTCAACCGATTTTTATTGGCTAAAAGATCATGCTCTAGTCGTCAAGGATGATTATGATTTGTGGAAATTGGATTTGACTGGAAAAAATCCACCATTAAATTTAACAGGAGGTTTTGGCAAGAAGAACAACACTACTTTTTGGATTAATAAAACGCTTCATCCAAGGTCTCTCTTTGCAGATTCTTATTTAAATGAAAATAAGCTCAATGGTTATTTGTTGAACGCCTATGATCATAAGGACAAAACTTGGGGCTTTTATAAATTAACTAATTTATCTGGAAAAGGGCTACAAAAACTGAGTTCAGGTGCTTATTACTATGGGGGAGAGGATCCTGGTATTGTTAAATCAGATCAAGGAAGGACATTTTTGCTGACCCGCGGAACTGCGACTACATTTCCCAACTTGTTTGTGACCCATGACTTTAAGTCATTCGTTCAGCTTTCAGATGTCCAACCTCAAAATATGTACAATTGGATGAGAGCTGAACTATTGCATTGGAAAACAGCTAACGGTGAATTTCGTGACGGAATCTTATACAAACCTGAAAATTTTGATCCCTCAAAAAAATATCCAGTTGTCGTTCATATTTATAATGAATTTACCAGTGGTTTAAACAAATATATGGGTGTTCAGCAAGATGTGAATACCTTGGATATTACTTGGCTGGTTAGCAATGGATATTTGGTTTTTATGCCTGATTTAATTTGTCGTGAGCCTGGAAGACGCCTTAAGTCTGCCTTTGATATGCTTATCCCAGGAGTTAAATATCTAGCAAGTCTGTCTTATGTGGATTCCGAGAGGATCGGTTTACAGGGATGCAGTTGGGGAAGTGAGCAGGTGAATTACATGGTGACCCATTCTAACCTATTTGCAGCCGCATTTTCAGGCGCGGGTTATTCAGAACAGATCAGTGGATCAGGCTTTAGAAATCAATATTCAACTGGTGGAGCGAAATTTGCACAAAATGAAATTCACTTTGGGGGCTTGTTGACTGATGTTCATGATTTGTATATCGAAGAATCACCTCTATTTTTTGCCGATAAAATGGAAACTCCATTGTTGATTAAGAGTAACATTGATGACAGTGCAGTGCCTTTTTACCAAGGATTACAGTTTTTTATATTGCTGAGAAGGTTAGGAATGAAAACTTGGATGCTACAGTATGATAAAGGTGGGCATGGAGTACAGCCAGGAAAGGATTGTGAGGATATGAATTTAAGGATTTCCCAATTTTTTGATCATTATTTAAAAGGCAAATTAGCGCCGAAGTGGATGACACGGGGATTTTACCGGAGTACAAGCAGATTGATAGCGGTTTGGAGCTCGATGCGCCTGGAATGGTCCCTTAAAGTTAATCAAAATTGAATTAGGCTTTTAGCTTTTCATCGACCTCTAAAACGGGTTGTCAAGCGATAGCTATGCCAAAATTATTTTACCAAAACCAATAAACATAGACACAAAATGAAACACAAAACGAAGATTGTTTTACTTACGGCATGGCTGGGTGGAGTATTATCTCACTTTGCTTACGCTCAGCAGGATTGGAAGATTCAGCCCGTACAAATGCAAAGTCGCTGGGCAAAAAATGTTAAGCCTGCTAACGCACATCAAGAATACCCGCGGCCGCAGTTACAAAGAAAAACCTGGACAAATTTGAACGGGCTTTGGGATTATGTGATTACCAAAAAAGAAGATCAAAGACCAAATTCTTTTACCGGAAAGATCCTGGTTCCTTATCCTATTGAATCGGCACTTTCAGGTGTAAAGAAAGCTCTGATGCCAGATGAGTATTTATGGTATAAGAAAATATTGGCAAAGCCAATTTTAAAGCTAGGAGAAAGGGTAATGTTAAACTTTGGTGCTGTGGATTGGCAAGCCACGGTCTTCGTAAATGGTAAAGAGATAGGAGAACACCAAGGTGGCTATACTGCCTTTTCTTTCGATATTACTGATTTGCTTAGATCTGGTAACAATGAATTAATGGTTAGGGTATTTGATCCTACTGACCAGGGTATTGGTCCACATGGGAAACAGGTATTGGATCCTGGTAATATCTATTATACGCCGAGTAGTGGGATATGGCAAACAGTGTGGTTGGAAACGGTGCCCAAAGATTACATTGAAAGCTTAATTATCACACCAGATATTGACAAATCATTAGTTAAGGTAAAGGTCAATGCCGCTGGAAATAATGATGTAGCGTTGACAGTAGGAGGAAGAACTGTGACGGGAAAAGCAAATTCAGTTATAAAAATACCAATAACCAGTGTCAAACTATGGACTCCAGATGATCCTTACTTGTACGATTTGAAAGTAACAATGGGTAAGGATGTTATACAAAGCTATTTCGGAATGCGTAAGGTGAGTATTGGAAAAGATAGCAAAGGTTTTGATAGGATTATGTTAAATAACAAATACACCTATAATCTGGGGACGCTTGATCAAGGCTTCTGGCCTGATGGTTTATACACTGCACCAACAGATGAAGCTTTGGCTTTTGATATCAAGGCAATCAAAGCAATGGGTTTTAATACGATTAGAAAGCACATCAAAATTGAACCTGCCCGATGGTATTATCATGCAGATAAAATCGGTATGATGGTTTGGCAGGACTTTGTGGATCCAAACCAAAGGTTGCCAGAAGGTGCTAAAGAAGAATTTGAGAAGGAGGCGAAAGAAACGATGGATCAGCTACACAATTATCCGAGCATTACCAGCTGGGTAGTATTTAATGAGGGTTGGGGTCGGTATGATCAGGAGCGTTTAACTAAATGGGCTAAAAATTACGATCCAGACAGATTGGTGAATGGCCACTCGGGAGAGTTGCTGTACATTGATGGAAAGCCAAGAGAAGAAGTGCAAAATCCATATCCATCCAGTGATATGACGGATGTCCATAGTTATCCCAATCCGATGAATCCCCCGTTGCAGGCTGGTAAAGTGCGGGTATTGGGTGAATTTGGAGGTGTTGGAGTACCTGTACCTGGGCACCAATGGGATGATGAGAAAGGCTGGGGCTATGTACAAGTGTATCCAAAGGAACTAGAAGGTAAATATGATGGAATGGTAAAACAGCTTAAGCAACTGGAGGAGGAAGGTTTATCCGGTTCGATCTATACGCAGCCATTTGATGTGGAAGGCGAAGAGAATGGTTTGATGACTTATGATCGGGAGATTATTAAAATACCATTAACCAGGTTAAGAGAAATTCATAGCCAAATGATTTCTTTAAAAAGTGATGGATTTAAGCTAAACCCAAAATTTAGAATCGCAGAGAATATTGATGCCAATGATACCGATGAACGTTATCCGGAATTGCTGGCCGCATTTGAAAAAGGTAAAAGAGATTCTGTTTTTCTGAGAAGGCTAACCTTGATGGCAATTAGAAAATCAGATCAGCCTAATGCGACAAAAGTAGGTGCGGCATATATTACTGGTTTGAAAGATTTGTATACGAAGGAGTCTCTTTTATTTATCAAGCAGATCACGCGTACATCAAAGGATACTGGCTTTACCCTCTTTTTGAACAGTAAAACCAAAGTAAACGAGGTGCTCGGTAAGAATGCTGCTGAATCTAAAATCCGGGGGATTATAGGTCAGGAAGAAGTAAAGCCGTATATGGAGGGTACGAATGCAAATCCGGATTGGGACGAAATTACCAAGAAGGTTGAGGCTAA contains the following coding sequences:
- a CDS encoding RagB/SusD family nutrient uptake outer membrane protein; its protein translation is MKSKIKTIAILKLIVLLFCTSCSKFVEVDPPITSTNGDNVFNEDGSAMAVMTGLYTNMSQMDVSNLTGRLTNVFFTTGMTGDELELRDKSNSRYGLYYFNNISPIESTWGNIYNMIFIANSAIEKLPTGTLLTPSVRNQALGEAKFMRALCYFYLVNLYGDIPLALTTDYKVNDLLPRSSSDIVYRQIISDLKDAQDLLNENYMDKDGVSRSLERVRPCKSAATALLARVYLYIGSYNDALLQSSNVIGNSETYELVNLDEVFLKNNREAIWQLQPVGVNALKTKNTREGQLLKILPENNEPLVFLSPTLVDSFDDKDQRKINWINTVTTLNGSKYAYAYKYKIGFEDSDTKEYSTVFRLGEQYLIRAEAKIQLGDIDQGISDLNKIRKRATDLSVSVSAQLSQLPFGLSKIEALLAVEEERKNELFTEWGHRWLDLKRTGRADAVLGVKPGWQTTDQLFPLPGNDVRNNPNLKGHQNPGYN
- a CDS encoding sugar-binding domain-containing protein, with translation MKHKTKIVLLTAWLGGVLSHFAYAQQDWKIQPVQMQSRWAKNVKPANAHQEYPRPQLQRKTWTNLNGLWDYVITKKEDQRPNSFTGKILVPYPIESALSGVKKALMPDEYLWYKKILAKPILKLGERVMLNFGAVDWQATVFVNGKEIGEHQGGYTAFSFDITDLLRSGNNELMVRVFDPTDQGIGPHGKQVLDPGNIYYTPSSGIWQTVWLETVPKDYIESLIITPDIDKSLVKVKVNAAGNNDVALTVGGRTVTGKANSVIKIPITSVKLWTPDDPYLYDLKVTMGKDVIQSYFGMRKVSIGKDSKGFDRIMLNNKYTYNLGTLDQGFWPDGLYTAPTDEALAFDIKAIKAMGFNTIRKHIKIEPARWYYHADKIGMMVWQDFVDPNQRLPEGAKEEFEKEAKETMDQLHNYPSITSWVVFNEGWGRYDQERLTKWAKNYDPDRLVNGHSGELLYIDGKPREEVQNPYPSSDMTDVHSYPNPMNPPLQAGKVRVLGEFGGVGVPVPGHQWDDEKGWGYVQVYPKELEGKYDGMVKQLKQLEEEGLSGSIYTQPFDVEGEENGLMTYDREIIKIPLTRLREIHSQMISLKSDGFKLNPKFRIAENIDANDTDERYPELLAAFEKGKRDSVFLRRLTLMAIRKSDQPNATKVGAAYITGLKDLYTKESLLFIKQITRTSKDTGFTLFLNSKTKVNEVLGKNAAESKIRGIIGQEEVKPYMEGTNANPDWDEITKKVEAKYGDLGLEKVYGAQMVWYLDKKDWVNFGKYYALYYQTAIARSEYHINNISWHVFLYITDPKVLDIAVKTTQYNVETFAKNDPNGIDTYANLLYKAGRKEEAIEWEEKAVKLSKDEKVFVEILEKMRADKPTWSGQ
- a CDS encoding alpha/beta hydrolase family protein gives rise to the protein MIYKRKFDILLVTFLMTFIHHGITFAQVQGKPAIDFKTYKKWPSISGTQLSNDGKYIIFRVADDESKIQEFVIKPVNNKWERKYFGLQTAEFTGDNKYVLLNKSDGSTVYLDLVQNKERTNNIKKKEMVSIKTDIEIQLDAEDIIDHVILADKRSFIINCKDATKGINALYRYNLDTRKRTLLFESKSGERIELDHFNVGSVLFKVLLPFDSINSQLSGVDVWGYKDASAPLPFAERKKELKCWQYVISSETGKVVSLTGQNERVLSIRGDHALVEYRLSNPSFEFTWNEKSRASYYLVSIKDGSKKLIHQQNSKGLIEGVLSLDGNYVVFSDYGLLKYLAYDIKGGTLVDLCHKIEISVTTIDIKSKYPSTDFYWLKDHALVVKDDYDLWKLDLTGKNPPLNLTGGFGKKNNTTFWINKTLHPRSLFADSYLNENKLNGYLLNAYDHKDKTWGFYKLTNLSGKGLQKLSSGAYYYGGEDPGIVKSDQGRTFLLTRGTATTFPNLFVTHDFKSFVQLSDVQPQNMYNWMRAELLHWKTANGEFRDGILYKPENFDPSKKYPVVVHIYNEFTSGLNKYMGVQQDVNTLDITWLVSNGYLVFMPDLICREPGRRLKSAFDMLIPGVKYLASLSYVDSERIGLQGCSWGSEQVNYMVTHSNLFAAAFSGAGYSEQISGSGFRNQYSTGGAKFAQNEIHFGGLLTDVHDLYIEESPLFFADKMETPLLIKSNIDDSAVPFYQGLQFFILLRRLGMKTWMLQYDKGGHGVQPGKDCEDMNLRISQFFDHYLKGKLAPKWMTRGFYRSTSRLIAVWSSMRLEWSLKVNQN